Below is a genomic region from Choristoneura fumiferana chromosome 30, NRCan_CFum_1, whole genome shotgun sequence.
ACGAGCGGCATAGCTCGTGAAAGGTATTTATCAATAATTTCGGCTCTAGTTTAAAGATTTTTGTCGCTCAGATAAGTCATGTCTGTCGCGGGTGACTGTACGTGTCCTAATAATCATAAGGCTGGCCCGCGCGTGCTAATTACCGCGCCCAGCGGCACTCCCTAATGAAGACCCGCCTCCGCCAGACTGGCCAAGGGGGAATGACCGCAACTTTGAGCCTCATGCTCAGTTTATGGTAAACTTTATCGTATCGTATCTAGGTACGAGAAGTGAAATTTGACGGTGccctgccttttcgcagaaatatttcgcaaatgtttcatttgccaaactgttttatttctcAACTCTCAATTTCCTAAGTAAACatttttctgtgttttttcttatggttttatagagcacaaGTATACATAGGTTAGGATTTATGAAAgttaggaaaaaatatttcacagaAAATGTAGAGttgacaaattaaatatttggaataatatttcgccgaaaagacAGAAaaccgaaatttgacagatgtAGTTTTATCATTTTGCCCTATCTCTTCGCAAGCTTAAAAAGCTGCCATAATTGATTGAAGACTTGATTTCCTTTCCTTGTTTTCCTTTTGTGAGCTGCTTTCTgaactgggggcctaccatgatcttttcataaacgatccaaacgcagagcagttcaatttaggcacctaaactgaatcgtcgaaattggtaccacgacgtttatttctcagagctgagtctcaatggtttacaagtgaatgaaaggccgatattgtctctggtccgagaCTGAatcgctaagtcgcgaaagggatgccgctatatgcaaaccaaatattgtatactaaaacctctttattttggaaaaccataactctatgtcattccgtgttcttagcaactgttgtgttgattacaaataaaatgtttacgctgtcactaatccacgagtctcttttctcactgaaaaaatagttttatcaatgaggagttaagaagcacaatgtcgtgagtacctataaaagttataaaacttgaataaaagtttaaaagtttttgaaatttaaaaatattccaaataaaacacttaaaatttcaaaagaattgacagaatgagtaacttatactgaatcgctaaatttgacactgaagcgattcaattcccactcaagttaagcgtcatggtacgaaaactgcttgaagtgagtgaatgaaaatgtctgtatcgctgtcgctgaaccgtgcttgaagtGAATCGccaaagtaacgtcgtggtacgaaatagcgatgcagttcagtttgagcctaaactgaatcgtattagagagcgtggtaggcccctgACCAGCGATGATCGCTATCTCGAAAATAAACTGATTTATaagctggtcttatttttttctgtttttttttatgcatcgataaaaaaatgaaaatgaaaatatttattaagttaaaagTACATGGTTACGTACAGGGTTGGAATCTcctagtaagtataaaatacctgtgtcAGGAGATCCCActcttcattaaaaaaatcttatcaaTAGTTTACAAACTAACTATACTATGTTGtgaatataaatatgtttttatgagTTAGAACAATAACCAAAGTAGGGAAAGCAgctagtgtgtgtgtgtgtgtgtgtgtgtgtgtgtgtgtgtgtgtgtgtgtgtgtgtgtgtgtgtgtgtgtggtgtgttgtgtgtgtgtgtttgtgtatgtgtgtgtgtgtggtgtgtgtgtgtgtgcgaataagtaagtacttaaattatgtgatatgatgatctatatttcagtttgtaatttcgatatgggtttttaCGGAatgccgtaaaagtaacaaaaaaaagccaagaaataaaaaaatacaaagattccATAAGAAACTAATCTTGATCGCTATCTGCATTGATTGCTAACTGGGAACGATGCCGAGGACGTAGCTcaactggttcagtaacagcctattcattcTCACCTTGAATAGCCCTTATTGTACGTATCGGAAGAACAGCAGCGAAAGTTGAGTTTAATTCAAAACCCCTGTAGCTTTTAGTATTAACTTTAATTTTGATTCATGCAGCGtagtataaatttatatttgggAGTTTCTACCGTGGAAAAGTATCAGGGTGTCATTTCGAGAAGGGGCAGGCAGGTTTAATTGTTGCTTAACCGCGAAGCTTGCGACCTCTTCAACTTTTAGAGTTACGCTTCTCCCATTTACAGGCTTACTCACATAtctaaacaattaatttgaaCTAGTGTGCCATATGTGGCACACGACGCGTGTGGCTGCTCAAACTGATGTCTAAATATGCCATAATGGTACGCATCATCATCACACTCATCACATTatgattattttgaattaaCAAGGTTACATAACTACACGATTAGATTAGTTTGAACAGTGTCCCATATGTGGCACACGACGAGTATGGCTTGCTTGACGTATATTTACATGTACCTCATGTGATACACGTTACTGATAAATTCGCTTATGCTGTAGATACGGGTTTTGCTATATTCTTTGAATCTATANNNNNNNNNNNNNNNNNNNNNNNNNNNNNNNNNNNNNNNNNNNNNNNNNNNNNNNNNNNNNNNNNNNNNNNNNNNNNNNNNNNNNNNNNNNNNNNNNNNNNNNNNNNNNNNNNNNNNNNNNNNNNNNNNNNNNNNNNNNNNNNNNNNNNNNNNNNNNNNNNNNNNNNNNNNNNNNNNNNNNNNNNNNNNNNNNNNNNNNNNNNNNNNNNNNNNNNNNNNNNNNNNNNNNNNNNNNNNNNNNNNNNNNNNNNNNNNNNNNNNNNNNNNNNNNNNNNNNNNNNNNNNNNNNNNNNNNNNNNNNNNNNNNNNNNNNNNNNNNNNNNNNNNNNNNNNNNNNNNNNNNNNNNNNNNNNNNNNNNNNNNNNNNNNNNNNNNNNNNNNNNNNNNNNNNNNNNNNNNNNNNNNNNNNNNNNNNNNNNNNNNNNNNNNNNNNNNNNNNNNNNNNNNNNNNNNNNNNNNNNNNNNNNNNNNNNNNNNNNNNNNNNNNNNNNNNNNNNNNNNNNNNNNNNNNNNNNNNNNNNNNNNNNNNNNNNNNNNNNNNNNNNNNNNNNNNNNNNNNNNNNNNNNNNNNNNNNNNNNNNNNNNNNNNNNNNNNNNNNNNNNNNNNNNNNNNNNNNNNNNNNNNNNNNNNNNNNNNNNNNNNNNNNNNNNNNNNNNNNNNNNNNNNNNNNNNNNNNNNNNNNNNNNNNNNNNNNNNNNNNNNNNNNNNNNNNNNNNNNNNNNNNNNNNNNNNNNNNNNNNNNNNNNNNNNNNNNNNNNNNNNNNNNNNNNNNNNNNNNNNNNNNNNNNNNNNNNNNNNNNNNNNNNNNNNNNNNNNNNNNNNNNNNNNNNNNNNNNNNNNNNNNNNNNNNNNNNNNNNNNNNNNNNNNNNNNNNNNNNNNNNNNNNNNNNNNNNNNNNNNNNNNNNNNNNNNNNNNNNNNNNNNNNNNNNNNNNNNNNNNNNNNNNNNNNNNNNNNNNNNNNNNNNNNNNNNNNNNNNNNNNNNNNNNNNNNNNNNNNNNNNNNNNNNNNNNNNNNNNNNNNNNNNNNNNNNNNNNNNNNNNNNNNNNNNNNNNNNNNNNNNNNNNNNNNNNNNNNNNNNNNNNNNNNNNNNNNNNNNNNNNNNNNNNNNNNNNNNNNNNNNNNNNNNNNNNNNNNNNNNNNNNNNNNNNNNNNNNNNNNNNNNNNNNNNNNNNNNNNNNNNNNNNNNNNNNNNNNNNNNNNNNNNNNNNNNNNNNNNNNNNNNNNNNNNNNNNNNNNNNNNNNNNNNNNNNNNNATCATAATTTTTTACCCGGTAAACACGCGTTCTTTATGGGAACCAggtcatttatttacatttattaaaaaaatccatctttattttattatggcaGACAACTTCAATGCTTATAAATCGGACACTGAAAGCGTACTATGTTACGCACAAGTCGACATCTTCAAAACGAAGTTAGTTTTGCAAAATGTAAACGTAAAGTCTGATTGAGATAATTTCTTGTAAATGTTAAGAAGAGGCGCCTACAATTCTATACTAATGTAACGGTGATGCCACTTGCTACAAGGTTGTCTCGTGGGAATAACTGTGAGTGTCATAGGGATCAAGGTTCCCCGGGCCGACTGTAGTTAGTACCGGCGGatggtcattgtattgtattgtattaaccTCTGTTTCCTCCCACCAGGTGGCAGCACAGAACTGCCGCAAGCGCAAGCTGGACCAGATCGTGTCTTTGGCCGACGAGGTGCGCAACGTCCCGGGACCGCAAGCAGCGCACGCAGCGCGACACCACACGCTCACCGCTGAGCGACAGCGCGTCAAGGAACGCTTCGCCGCCCTCTACCGGCACGTGTTCCAGGTGAGTtgcactagatggcgctgtttacAATGTTTTCTCTACACGGTCACCGCCAAGCGACAGGGTGTCGAGGAGCACTTCGCTACCCTCTACCGGCACGTGTTTCAAGTGATTTAcggtagatggcgctgttcTCAATGTTATATAACATTATACTTACTACCCTCACTATTTTGCTAGACGTCCCgatttgaaatcaaaataaaatatctcgcgactaaaaacaaactaaatgtCGTGTCGTTTTTACAGAACCTGCGTGACGCAGAAGGGCGTCCGCTGTCGTCCGCGCAATATTCCCTGCAGCAAGCTGCCGACGGCAACGTCGTGCTCGTGCCGAAGATGACCCAGCATCCCGGTACGTACCCTCAACCctactaatatttaaattaccATTTTTCAAatagttgtccattttcagttgtccactaattaaatatatatatatatagtatataatatacctcctaagtcctcgcgtactttataaaggatcaattaacactaaggatAACGGACGATAAAGTACCGTAATACGAGGCTACTCCCCCCACTATAACTATGTCCAGTTCTGATTAAAATGTCTTGCAGTAGTATACCAGATACCCTTCCCaataaagtggcaacactgcacttcaatttttgcttcgatattttattttcttttcctgtcagacgccgtacagtgataagacagagtgcaatgataatgatggggtaaaaatacaccaaacgcctcctagtatgaattatgaatgaaattaaattcagtagCATAGTTACCCAAACTCCGGCTAACATTGctcctaaataaattatgacgtagtttaagcaagccagcgtgatagtaggggtgatctacttttcataaatacatatatgaaacataccacagcataaaacttttaaaataaaacaaagattacgaaatttttagcaaaaattggtgcaaagtagcctcgttttgccaaattgttcattgaataaagaattctaagagttttgaaaattatttcaatccgtttcgtttcgttttcgcccaaacacacacacacacacgcacgcacacatataTTGACATGTTGTGTTCATTTCAAAttcgattaataaaaaaaaccttttaaatatCATACTAATGGATTATTACCATTTGTTATAGATCACCCAATGAACCGCACTTCCGACGACGAGATGGACCGCAAAACCAAGAACTACGAGCAGTGACAGTTCACGCGCTGGTAgcacacggacagacagacacactccCACTGGCCGCCAACGTACGCATGCACGTATTAGTCGATGCAAAAGCTTACATCCGCgtgacgcacatgtgcgtcttCTCATGGCGCCCATGTGCGTCATGCGTGTAAAGATAAAATCGGTCACTGCGAGGTCTGAAAAACGATATGTGATGATTTTATGTATA
It encodes:
- the LOC141444440 gene encoding segmentation protein cap'n'collar-like: MADNFNAYKSDTESVAAQNCRKRKLDQIVSLADEVRNVPGPQAAHAARHHTLTAERQRVKERFAALYRHVFQNLRDAEGRPLSSAQYSLQQAADGNVVLVPKMTQHPDHPMNRTSDDEMDRKTKNYEQ